A DNA window from Brassica napus cultivar Da-Ae chromosome C1, Da-Ae, whole genome shotgun sequence contains the following coding sequences:
- the LOC106450797 gene encoding subtilisin-like protease SBT2.6 — translation MDHIRCKVVVFFALFVTISAEIYIVTMEGDPIISYKGGVNGFEATAVESDEKIDTSSELVTSYARHLEKKHDMLLGMLFEEGSYKKLYSYKHLINGFAAHLSPAQAEVLSRTPGVKHLSRDWKVKKLTTHTPQFLGLPTDVWPTGGGYDRAGEDIVIGFVDSGIFPHHPSFASHHTAVPYGPHPSYKGKCEDDPRTKFSFCNGKIIGAQHFAEAAKAAGAFNPDVDFASPMDGDGHGSHTAAIAAGNNGIPVRMHGYEFGKASGMAPRARIAVYKALYRLFGGFVSDVVAAIDMAVHDGVDILSLSVGPNSPPATTKTTFLNPFDATLLGAVKAGVFVAQAAGNGGPFPKTLVSYSPWITTVAAAIDDRRYKNHLTLGNGKMLAGIGLSPSTRPHRSYKMVSANDVLLDSSGGNKYNPSDCQKPEVLNKKLVQGNILLCGYSFNFVAGSASIKKVAETAKHLGAAGFVLVVENVSPGTKFDPVPSCIPGILITDVPKSMDLIDYYNVTTSRDWMGRVKDFKAEGSIGDGLEPILHKSAPEVALFSARGPNTKDFSFQDADLLKPDILAPGSLIWSAWSENGTDEANYVGEGFALISGTSMAAPHIAGIAALVKQKHPQWSPAAIKSALMTTSTVMDRAGRPLQAQQYSETETVTLVKATPFDYGSGHVSPSSALDPGLIFDAGYEDYLGFLCTTPGIDAHEIRNFTNTPCNYKMKLPSNFNSPSIAISHLVGTQTVTRRVTNVAEEEETYTITSRMEPSIAIEVSPPAMTLRAGASRSFTVTLTVRSVTGVYSFGEVTLKGSRGHKVSIPVVALGHKR, via the exons TGAACTGGTGACATCATACGCTCGTCACCTTGAGAAGAAACATGATATGCTTCTTGGAATGCTCTTTGAAGAAGGATCATACAAAAAGCTTTACAGCTATAAACACCTCATCAACGGCTTTGCAGCTCATCTCTCCCCTGCTCAG GCAGAAGTGCTTAGTCGCACTCCTGGTGTGAAACACCTGAGCAGAGACTGGAAAGTGAAGAAGCTCACCACACACACGCCACAGTTTTTGGGATTACCAACTGATGTTTGGCCAACAGGTGGCGGTTACGATAGAGCAGGAGAAGATATTGTTATTGGCTTTGTCGACTCAGGGATTTTCCCTCATCATCCTAGCTTTGCATCTCACCATACGGCAGTACCGTATGGTCCTCATCCTAGTTATAAAGGGAAATGTGAAGATGATCCTCGTACTAAGTTTAGCTTCTGCAACGGGAAGATCATAGGTGCGCAGCATTTTGCTGAAGCTGCAAAAGCAGCTGGTGCGTTTAACCCGGATGTTGACTTTGCTTCACCAATGGATGGTGATGGACATGGAAG TCACACAGCAGCTATTGCAGCTGGGAATAACGGTATACCGGTGAGGATGCACGGCTATGAGTTTGGAAAAGCGAGCGGGATGGCTCCTCGTGCTAG GATTGCTGTTTACAAAGCTCTCTATCGGCTTTTCGGAGGGTTTGTATCTGATGTGGTTGCTGCCATTGACATG GCTGTTCATGATGGAGTTGATATTCTGAGCCTCTCGGTTGGTCCAAACAGTCCTCCAGCTACTACAAAGACAACATTCTTAAACCCGTTCGATGCTACACTTCTTGGAGCTGTGAAAGCTGGTGTGTTTGTTGCTCAAGCTGCTGGAAACGGAGGTCCCTTTCCCAAAACTCTGGTTTCATACAGCCCTTGGATAACCACTGTAGCTGCTGCCATTGATGATCGCAGATACAAAAACCATCTGACCCTTGGAAATGGAAAAATGCTTGCTGGAATAGGATTATCCC CTTCTACTAGACCTCACCGTTCGTACAAGATGGTATCAGCAAATGAtgttcttcttgattcttctggTGGTAACAAATACAATCCGTCAGATTGCCAGAAGCCAGAAGTCTTGAACAAAAAGTTGGTCCAAGGGAACATTCTGCTCTGTGGATACTCTTTCAACTTTGTTGCTGGCTCAGCTTCCATCAAGAAAGTTGCTGAAACTGCCAAGCATCTAGGCGCAGCTGGATTCGTCCTTGTTGTAGAAAACGTTTCTCCAGGCACAAAATTCGATCCTGTCCCTTCTTGCATTCCAGGGATTCTCATTACAGATGTCCCTAAATCAATG gACTTGATTGATTACTACAATGTCACAACGTCAAGAGATTGGATGGGAAGAGTAAAGGACTTTAAAGCTGAAGGAAGCATTGGAGATGGTTTGGAACCTATTCTCCACAAATCCGCACCTGAAGTGGCTTTGTTCTCAGCTAGAGGACCCAACACTAAAGACTTCAGCTTTCAGGATGCTGATCTTCTCAAACCGGATATTCTTGCTCCAGGCTCTCTAATATGGTCTGCTTGGTCTGAAAATGGAACTGACGAGGCTAACTATGTCG GTGAAGGATTTGCATTAATCTCTGGCACAAGCATGGCTGCACCACACATTGCTGGTATAGCTGCTCTGGTGAAACAGAAGCATCCTCAGTGGAGTCCAGCTGCTATCAAATCAGCTTTGATGACAACTTCAACAGTCATGGACCGAGCAGGAAGGCCTCTCCAAGCTCAACAATACTCTGAAACAGAGACAGTGACGCTTGTTAAAGCAACTCCGTTTGATTATGGAAGTGGTCATGTCAGTCCAAGCTCTGCTCTAGACCCTGGCCTCATCTTTGATGCAG GTTATGAGGATTACTTAGGTTTCTTGTGCACCACGCCTGGTATCGATGCCCACGAGATAAGGAACTTCACAAACACTCCCTGCAATTACAAAATGAAACTTCCTTCAAACTTCAACTCACCGTCCATAGCAATTTCTCATCTCGTGGGAACACAAACCGTAACAAGAAGAGTGACGAATGTTGCAGAAGAGGAAGAAACATACACAATCACATCGAGAATGGAGCCATCCATCGCCATTGAAGTGAGTCCTCCTGCAATGACACTTAGAGCCGGAGCTTCGAGAAGTTTCACGGTGACTCTTACAGTGAGATCTGTGACCGGAGTTTATAGCTTCGGAGAAGTTACATTGAAAGGAAGCCGAGGGCATAAAGTGAGTATCCCAGTGGTTGCCTTGGGACACAAGCGATGA